The Scomber japonicus isolate fScoJap1 chromosome 13, fScoJap1.pri, whole genome shotgun sequence genome includes a window with the following:
- the vtnb gene encoding vitronectin b: MKPAVVLLGLILLLDVAFAAEESCVGRCGSFDTQKKCQCDSMCVYYGSCCGDFDTICPKKTSRGDTFGQPEDLTTATPTFNTVPVTATAPSPISTTHGPTPHVDPDAAHCSGRPFDAILQLKNGSIYAFRGEYFFELDDKAILPGYPKLIKDVWGISGPIDAAFTRINCQGKTYIFKGNKYWRFEGDVLDENYPRNISVGFNGIPDDIDAAFAIPAPSHRGKEKVYFFKGDKYYQYEFRHQPSHEECVRMSRSSPSVLFTRYTDLYCDQTWEDFFTELFGGSISSEDTSPGFISKDWLGLRPPVDAAMVGRVYLSPKATKAPPPPPARRRSNRRKSSKSSKRRGQRRRQSRHALFDYLWGYDDMLGLGDLFDYNDYNDYSDYSHHSDTTDKITTQETQSTPVQNVYFFKRDKYYRVDLKAKRVDFANPAYPRSIAKYWLGCENEETPDTSRAEKR; the protein is encoded by the exons ATGAAGCCAGCAGTAGTTCTGCTGGGCCTCATCCTGCTGCTGGACGTTGCCTTCGCTGCAGAGG AGTCCTGTGTGGGTCGCTGTGGCTCCTTCGACACTCAGAAAAAATGTCAGTGTGACTCCATGTGTGTGTACTATGGAAGCTGCTGTGGGGACTTTGACACCATCTGCCCTAAAAAAA CTAGTCGTGGTGATACCTTCGGGCAGCCCGAAGActtaacaacagcaacaccGACTTTCAACACTGTTCCAGTAACTGCCACAGCCCCCTCTCCAATATCTACCACACATGGTCCCACTCCACATGTAGATCCTGACGCAGCCCATTGCAGTGGGAGGCCTTTTGATGCTATCCTGCAGCTGAAGAATGGATCAATCTATGCATTCAGAG GTGAATATTTTTTTGAGCTGGATGACAAAGCCATACTTCCTGGTTACCCCAAACTCATTAAGGATGTATGGGGAATCTCTGGGCCAATCGATGCTGCATTCACACGCATCAACTGCCAAGGAAAAACCTACATCTTTAAG GGGAACAAGTACTGGAGGTTTGAGGGTGATGTCTTGGATGAGAATTATCCACGGAACATCTCAGTCGGCTTTAATGGCATACCAGACGACATTGATGCTGCATTTGCCATACCAGCACCGAGCCACAGGGGCAAAGAGAAAGTGTACTTTTTTAAAG gGGACAAGTATTACCAGTATGAGTTTAGGCACCAGCCCTCCCATGAGGAGTGTGTCCGCATGAGCAGGTCCTCACCGTCTGTGCTGTTCACGCGATACACTGACCTCTACTGTGATCAGACATGGGAGGATTTCTTCACAGAGCTCTTTGGAGGCTCCA TCAGCAGTGAGGACACAAGCCCTGGTTTCATCAGTAAGGACTGGTTGGGCCTCAGGCCCCCTGTAGATGCAGCCATGGTGGGACGTGTCTACCTCAGTCCCAAGGCGACGaaagcccctcctcctcctcctgcgaGGCGGCGCAGCAATCGGAGGAAGAGCAGCAAGAGCAGCAAGAGGCGTGGACAGAGGAGAAGACAGAGTCGTCATGCTCTGTTTGATTATTTGTGGGGTTATGATGATATGTTGGGTCTTGGTGACTTGTTTGACTACAATGACTACAATGACTACAGCGACTACAGCCACCACAGCGACACAACTGACAAGATCACCACACAGGAGACCCAGAGCACTCCTGTTCAAAATGTGTACTTTTTCAAGAGAG ATAAATACTACAGAGTGGATTTGAAGGCAAAACGTGTGGACTTCGCCAACCCTGCTTACCCACGATCCATTGCAAAATACTGGCTTGGCTGCGAGAATGAAGAGACACCGGATACATCACGAGCAGAGAAAAGATAA